A genome region from Ursus arctos isolate Adak ecotype North America unplaced genomic scaffold, UrsArc2.0 scaffold_18, whole genome shotgun sequence includes the following:
- the NAIF1 gene encoding nuclear apoptosis-inducing factor 1: MAVPAKKRKMNFSEREVEIIVEELELKKHLLVNHFNAGVPLAAKSAAWHGILRRVNAVATCRRELPEVKKKWSDLKTEVRRKVAQVRAAVEGGEAPGPTEEDGAGGPGTAGGSGGGGPAVAPVLLTPMQQRICNLLGEATIISLPSTTEIHPVALGPTATAAAATVTLTQIPTETTYHTLEEGVVEYCTAEAPPPLPAEAPVEMMAQHADTSVKPQALKSRIALNSAKLIQEQRVTNLHVKEIAQHLEQQNDLLQMIRRSQEVQACAQERQAQAMEGTQAALSVLIQVLRPMIKDFRRYLQSNTPNPTPASEPGQVAQNGQPDSIIQ, translated from the exons atGGCCGTCCCAGCCAAGAAGAGGAAGATGAACTTCTCTGAGCGAGAGGTGGAGATCATCGTGGAGGAGCTGGAACTGAAGAAGCACCTGCTGGTGAACCACTTCAATGCCGGGGTCCCTCTGGCTGCCAAGAGTGCGGCCTGGCACGGCATCTTGAGAAGGGTCAACGCTGTGGCCACCTGCCGCAGGGAGTTGCCTGAGGTCAAGAAGAAGTGGTCTGACCTCAAGACCGAGGTCCGTCGCAAGGTTGCCCAGGTCCGGGCAGCGGTGGAGGGTGGCGAGGCCCCAGGGCCCACTGAGGAGGATGGAGCCGGTGGGCCTGGGACAGCTGGTGGCAGTGGCGGCGGCGGCCCAGCTGTAGCCCCCGTCCTGCTCACCCCCATGCAACAGCGCATCTGCAACCTGCTGGGCGAGGCCACCATCATCAGCTTGCCCAGTACCACAGAGATTCACCCCGTGGCCCTCGGACCCACAGCCACTGCAGCTGCAGCCACGGTCACCCTGACACAGA TCCCCACGGAGACCACGTATCACACGCTCGAGGAGGGAGTGGTCGAGTACTGTACGGCGgaggcccccccacccctgccagccgAGGCCCCCGTGGAGATGATGGCCCAGCACGCTGATACCTCGGTCAAACCCCAAGCGCTGAAGAGCCGCATAGCCCTGAACTCAGCCAAGCTGATCCAGGAGCAGCGGGTCACCAATCTGCACGTGAAGGAGATCGCCCAGCACCTGGAGCAGCAGAATGACCTGCTTCAGATGATCCGCCGCTCCCAGGAGGTGCAGGCCTGCGCCCAGGAGCGCCAGGCCCAGGCCATGGAGGGCACCCAGGCGGCGCTGAGCGTCCTCATCCAGGTCCTCCGGCCCATGATCAAAGATTTCCGCCGCTACCTGCAGAGCAACACGCCCAACCCCACGCCCGCCTCTGAGCCTGGACAGGTGGCCCAGAACGGGCAGCCCGACAGCATCATCCAGTGA